The Streptomyces sp. Mut1 genome window below encodes:
- a CDS encoding cytochrome P450: METEPAVTAGAPVPAGRPRLPEPLGAGFVDRPAEVLAEIRETCPVTRVRTPAGRPAWLVTRAEDVRAGFMDPRLSLSGGRTPDPAVRRRALDLTLVNYDPPDHTRIRRLATPALTPARMAAHRERIERAAAELLDAADAARGRGPVELMDAFARPFAFRSLCEVFDVPEKERAALYEPVALLADKTGRTAAEVDASVTRIDAFVRGEMARRSAAPGDDLVSRVLAAWREQGGASEDEVASLLAMLLLAGFDSTVQAMGMSVVALLAHPEVWQRLSEEPGRIPRAVDELLRWDTPGSFGTKRVALEDIRFGDTVIPAGSGVLLSVAAANHDPRCHADPGTLDPGRSTASRHLSFGLGPHYCPGSGLARLELTVALTQLLGRWRRPAPAVPLSQLAWGGGYLHRRLAALPVLPDGPVRRPLPVSCPSAGPPCRPR; this comes from the coding sequence ATGGAAACCGAACCCGCTGTCACGGCCGGCGCGCCCGTGCCGGCCGGGCGGCCGCGACTTCCGGAGCCGCTCGGGGCCGGGTTCGTGGACCGGCCGGCCGAGGTGCTGGCCGAGATCCGGGAGACCTGCCCGGTGACCCGGGTCAGGACACCGGCCGGGCGCCCGGCGTGGCTGGTGACCCGGGCCGAGGACGTGCGGGCCGGATTCATGGACCCGCGCCTCTCCCTGAGCGGCGGCCGTACACCCGACCCCGCGGTGCGCCGCCGCGCGCTCGACCTGACCCTCGTCAACTACGACCCGCCGGACCACACCCGCATCCGCCGCCTGGCGACGCCCGCCCTGACCCCGGCGCGCATGGCCGCCCACCGCGAGCGGATCGAGCGGGCCGCCGCCGAACTCCTCGACGCGGCGGACGCGGCGCGCGGCCGGGGCCCGGTCGAGCTGATGGACGCCTTCGCCCGCCCCTTCGCCTTCCGCTCGCTGTGCGAGGTCTTCGACGTCCCCGAGAAGGAGCGGGCCGCCCTGTACGAGCCGGTGGCGCTCCTCGCGGACAAGACCGGCCGCACCGCCGCCGAGGTGGACGCGAGCGTCACCCGGATCGACGCCTTCGTCCGCGGTGAGATGGCCCGCAGGTCCGCCGCCCCGGGTGACGACCTCGTCTCCCGCGTCCTGGCCGCCTGGCGGGAACAGGGCGGCGCGAGCGAGGACGAAGTGGCGTCCCTGCTGGCGATGCTGCTGCTCGCCGGGTTCGACAGCACGGTGCAGGCGATGGGCATGAGCGTGGTGGCGCTGCTGGCCCACCCGGAGGTGTGGCAGCGCCTGAGCGAGGAGCCGGGACGCATCCCGCGCGCCGTGGACGAGCTGCTGCGCTGGGACACCCCGGGCTCCTTCGGCACCAAGCGGGTGGCGCTGGAGGACATCCGGTTCGGCGACACCGTCATCCCGGCGGGCAGCGGTGTCCTGCTGTCCGTGGCGGCGGCCAACCACGACCCCCGCTGCCACGCCGACCCCGGCACGCTGGACCCCGGCCGCTCCACCGCGAGCCGCCACCTGAGCTTCGGCCTGGGCCCGCACTACTGCCCCGGGTCAGGGCTCGCCCGGCTGGAGCTGACGGTGGCCCTGACCCAGCTGCTCGGCCGCTGGCGCCGGCCGGCCCCGGCGGTTCCGCTCTCCCAGCTGGCCTGGGGCGGCGGCTACCTGCACCGCCGCCTGGCCGCGCTGCCCGTCCTGCCGGACGGGCCCGTGCGGCGCCCGCTCCCGGTCAGCTGCCCCAGCGCAGGGCCACCGTGTCGCCCGCGTTGA
- a CDS encoding radical SAM protein, with protein MSGTQSLAVPSAGARLIRADRGWWFLGAGGYALMRPAQVEPDGTLRPSAERYLRDAGLYDLKPYSSYSLTVLTSTDCNLGCGYCFQNTSQDPKGGSRPPRIRHARLTPEAVGQVLDFTRTRMEAAGLDRLSLLLFGGEPLLNPRGCRDLLTRAGELGPLTASMTSNGTLLTPLIAKELNAAGLGSVQVTFDGDRADHDSIRVKRSGGGTFDVIVSNIARAIERTSLRWMLRVNVSHLNRHGVDELVERLGSRLDPARCGIHFARVGDVGVGYANNLLHEDGLVEDFVRWHARALELGFTVSRPRAHVPCQACSFADGRYGAVINADGVLASCWETAGKPGMEVGTVADGYLSAEQTEGRWVSCHDHYRYDEEAAVRAVFQDRVDAGVLDCLHGAGRLG; from the coding sequence GTGTCCGGTACGCAGTCCCTCGCCGTCCCCTCCGCCGGGGCCCGTCTGATCCGCGCCGACAGGGGGTGGTGGTTCCTCGGCGCCGGCGGGTACGCGCTGATGCGCCCCGCGCAGGTGGAGCCCGACGGCACCCTGCGGCCCTCGGCCGAACGCTATCTGCGCGACGCCGGTCTGTACGACCTGAAGCCCTACAGCTCGTACTCCCTGACCGTGCTGACCAGCACCGACTGCAACCTCGGCTGCGGCTACTGCTTCCAGAACACCTCGCAGGACCCCAAGGGCGGCAGCAGGCCGCCGCGCATCCGCCACGCCCGTCTGACGCCCGAGGCCGTCGGGCAGGTCCTGGACTTCACCCGGACGCGCATGGAGGCGGCGGGGCTCGACCGGCTGTCCCTGCTGCTGTTCGGCGGGGAGCCGCTGCTCAACCCGCGCGGCTGCCGCGACCTGCTCACCCGGGCCGGTGAACTGGGCCCGCTCACCGCGTCGATGACGTCCAACGGCACGCTGCTCACCCCGCTGATCGCGAAGGAGCTGAACGCGGCGGGTCTCGGCTCCGTCCAGGTGACCTTCGACGGCGACCGCGCCGACCACGACTCGATCCGGGTCAAGCGCTCCGGGGGCGGCACCTTCGACGTCATCGTCTCCAACATCGCGCGCGCCATCGAGCGCACCTCCCTGCGCTGGATGCTGCGGGTCAACGTCTCGCACCTGAACCGGCACGGCGTCGACGAGCTGGTCGAACGCCTCGGTTCACGCCTCGACCCGGCCCGTTGCGGCATCCACTTCGCCCGCGTCGGCGACGTCGGCGTCGGGTACGCCAACAACCTCCTCCACGAGGACGGCCTGGTCGAGGACTTCGTCCGCTGGCACGCCCGCGCGCTGGAGCTCGGCTTCACGGTGTCCCGGCCGCGCGCCCATGTCCCCTGCCAGGCCTGCTCCTTCGCCGACGGCCGGTACGGGGCGGTCATCAACGCCGATGGTGTGCTGGCCAGTTGCTGGGAGACCGCGGGGAAGCCCGGCATGGAGGTCGGCACCGTCGCCGACGGCTATCTGAGCGCGGAGCAGACGGAGGGCCGCTGGGTCAGCTGCCACGACCACTACCGCTACGACGAGGAGGCGGCGGTCCGCGCCGTCTTCCAGGACCGGGTGGACGCAGGGGTGCTGGACTGCCTGCACGGTGCCGGACGGCTGGGGTGA
- a CDS encoding MFS transporter, with translation MKSAGILRTNADFRRYWLSSTLSTLGSQLSLLAFPLLVLSIGGSAAQAGTVATCSMVTRTLLRLPAGHLADRLDRRMIMVGTDVVRLVALASIPLASGLGGLGQAQLLGVAVVEGAATAMFSPAATIAVRDVVPEKDLTDALSRSQTAMASSSLIGPFLGGWLFTLDPILPFAVDAASYGVSAVLLLRIGIRPTERVADSERDNRLTAGLRWLTHQRALLAALIFAAGINIVSAAAQVTMVVSLRQSGAGGTAIGAVMACAGIGGLLGAAAAPWLIKRNPAGRLFLLIGMVWALGLAIFSRTTLPWAIGPVLIVVVFFSPPAGIVVGRAVLVLAPRDLLGRVSTATGLMMAGLASAGPIVAGSFVDSLGASRTWLVLAGTAAVVTLLSSVPLLRETSLDATEDDRGGAPKDADEPLPAPAGEDDAGAAGLVPAPPGPRPGSGGS, from the coding sequence ATGAAGAGCGCGGGCATTCTGCGCACCAATGCCGACTTCCGCCGCTACTGGCTCAGTTCGACGCTCTCCACCCTCGGCTCCCAGCTGTCGCTGCTGGCCTTCCCGCTGCTCGTGCTGTCCATCGGCGGCAGCGCGGCCCAGGCGGGGACGGTCGCGACCTGCTCGATGGTGACGCGGACGCTGCTGAGGCTGCCCGCGGGCCATCTCGCCGACCGGCTCGACCGGCGGATGATCATGGTGGGCACCGATGTGGTGCGTCTGGTGGCGCTGGCCAGCATCCCGCTGGCGTCGGGGCTCGGAGGGCTCGGACAGGCGCAGCTGCTCGGCGTGGCCGTGGTGGAGGGGGCGGCCACCGCGATGTTCTCGCCCGCGGCCACGATCGCGGTGCGCGACGTGGTGCCGGAGAAGGATCTCACCGACGCGCTGAGCCGCAGCCAGACGGCGATGGCGTCGAGTTCGCTGATCGGCCCGTTCCTGGGCGGCTGGCTGTTCACCCTGGACCCGATCCTGCCGTTCGCCGTCGACGCCGCCTCCTACGGGGTGTCGGCCGTGCTGCTGCTGCGGATCGGGATCAGGCCGACCGAACGGGTCGCGGACAGCGAGCGTGACAACCGGCTGACGGCCGGGCTGCGCTGGCTGACGCACCAGCGGGCGCTGCTGGCCGCCCTGATCTTCGCCGCGGGCATCAACATCGTCTCGGCGGCGGCGCAGGTGACGATGGTCGTCTCGCTGCGCCAGAGCGGCGCGGGCGGGACGGCGATCGGTGCGGTGATGGCCTGTGCCGGCATCGGGGGGCTGCTGGGCGCCGCTGCCGCGCCCTGGCTGATCAAGCGGAACCCGGCGGGGCGGCTGTTCCTGCTCATCGGCATGGTCTGGGCGCTGGGCCTGGCCATCTTCTCCCGGACGACGCTTCCCTGGGCGATCGGCCCGGTCCTGATCGTGGTCGTCTTCTTCAGCCCGCCCGCGGGCATCGTGGTGGGCCGTGCGGTGCTGGTGCTCGCGCCCCGCGATCTGCTGGGCCGGGTCAGCACCGCGACCGGTCTGATGATGGCCGGGCTGGCCTCCGCCGGGCCGATCGTGGCGGGCTCGTTCGTGGACTCCCTCGGGGCGAGCCGCACCTGGCTGGTGCTGGCGGGCACCGCGGCGGTGGTCACCCTGCTCTCCTCGGTGCCGCTGCTGCGCGAGACCAGTCTGGACGCCACCGAGGACGACCGGGGTGGTGCGCCGAAGGACGCGGACGAGCCGCTGCCCGCGCCCGCCGGTGAGGACGACGCCGGGGCCGCCGGACTGGTCCCGGCGCCTCCCGGGCCGCGCCCCGGCAGCGGCGGCTCCTGA
- a CDS encoding prolyl oligopeptidase family serine peptidase, with translation MTVSPPRDAGPVYPAAPRTGPVEVVHGRPVADPYRWLEDPDDPATTVWSAAQDRLYAGEQARWPGREALRGRMAALLSGAGASPPVVRGGREFHLRRDPGREFAVLAVREGGRTRVLLDPLDADPSGSTVLDAWEPSWEGGSVAVQLSSGGTEQSVLRVLDAVTGAVLDGPVDRVRRSPVAWLPGGRAFYYVRRLPPERTGGRHRRVYLHRVGTPADLDTEIFGAGRSETQYYTVATSPDGLLLVVGASEGTAPRTDLWTADLSATGPDRPVLRPFQQGTDARTSVRIGSGGGPLLLRTTADAPRGRIAEARPDATDPGRWRTLVGEEPGTVLGDVAVLDGPALERPLLVVVRTRHAVGEMTLHDARTGARTGSVPLPGQGTVTRLTARQDGGHEVWFAYTDHITPTSVLHYDAVTGRLGPWAGGPPAAPPAEGVRVSQEVVRSGDGTEVRMFVMSPAGVPDRPRPAVLTGYGGFGASMTPGFTPQAVPWVRAGGVYAVACVRGGGEEGEEWHRAGRREHKHRTFEDFDAAAGHLLAGGWAAPGRLGVLGSSNGGLLAGAALTRGPELYGAVVCAAPLLDMVRYELSGMGASWREEYGSAGDPADFARLLAYSPYHRVREGVRYPAVLLAVFDGDSRVDPAHARKMCAALQWAGSGDGPVVLRTERGVGHGTRGVSRSAGLYADVMAFLAHHLGLDLTKDTSG, from the coding sequence ATGACCGTGTCACCGCCCCGCGACGCCGGGCCGGTCTACCCGGCCGCTCCCCGCACCGGTCCGGTCGAGGTCGTCCACGGCCGGCCGGTGGCCGATCCGTACCGGTGGCTGGAGGACCCGGACGACCCCGCCACCACGGTCTGGAGCGCCGCTCAGGACCGGCTCTACGCCGGGGAGCAGGCCCGCTGGCCCGGCCGGGAGGCGTTGCGCGGCCGGATGGCGGCGCTGCTCTCCGGGGCCGGCGCCTCGCCCCCGGTGGTGCGTGGCGGGCGGGAGTTCCATCTGCGCAGGGACCCCGGGCGGGAGTTCGCGGTGCTCGCCGTCCGCGAGGGCGGCCGGACCAGGGTGCTGCTCGACCCGCTGGACGCCGACCCGTCCGGTTCGACGGTGCTGGATGCCTGGGAGCCGTCGTGGGAGGGCGGTTCGGTGGCCGTGCAGCTGTCGTCGGGCGGTACGGAGCAGTCGGTGCTGCGGGTGCTCGACGCGGTGACCGGGGCGGTGCTGGACGGGCCCGTGGACCGGGTCCGCCGCTCCCCCGTGGCCTGGCTGCCGGGCGGCCGGGCCTTCTACTACGTACGCCGGCTGCCGCCGGAGCGGACCGGGGGACGTCACCGCCGGGTGTATCTCCACCGGGTCGGTACCCCGGCGGACCTGGATACCGAGATCTTCGGCGCCGGGCGGTCCGAGACCCAGTACTACACCGTGGCCACCTCGCCCGACGGACTGCTCCTGGTCGTCGGGGCCAGCGAGGGCACCGCGCCCCGCACCGATCTGTGGACGGCCGACCTGAGCGCGACCGGCCCGGACCGGCCGGTCCTGCGCCCCTTCCAGCAGGGGACCGACGCCCGCACCTCGGTCCGCATCGGTTCCGGCGGCGGGCCGCTGCTGCTCAGGACGACGGCGGACGCGCCGCGCGGCAGGATCGCCGAGGCCCGCCCCGACGCCACGGACCCCGGCCGGTGGCGCACCCTGGTCGGCGAGGAACCGGGCACGGTGCTCGGGGACGTCGCGGTCCTGGACGGGCCGGCGCTTGAGCGGCCGCTGCTGGTGGTCGTACGGACCCGGCACGCGGTCGGTGAGATGACCCTGCACGATGCCCGGACCGGCGCACGGACGGGGTCCGTTCCGCTGCCGGGGCAGGGCACGGTCACCCGCCTGACAGCACGTCAGGACGGCGGCCACGAGGTGTGGTTCGCGTACACCGACCACATCACCCCCACCTCCGTCCTGCACTACGACGCGGTGACCGGCCGGCTCGGTCCGTGGGCGGGCGGTCCGCCTGCCGCGCCGCCGGCCGAGGGGGTGCGGGTCAGCCAGGAGGTCGTCCGCTCCGGTGACGGCACCGAGGTGCGGATGTTCGTGATGTCCCCCGCCGGCGTTCCCGACCGGCCCCGCCCCGCCGTCCTCACCGGATACGGCGGTTTCGGCGCCTCGATGACGCCCGGCTTCACCCCGCAGGCGGTGCCCTGGGTGCGGGCGGGCGGGGTGTACGCGGTGGCCTGTGTGCGCGGGGGCGGCGAGGAGGGCGAGGAGTGGCACCGGGCCGGACGCCGCGAGCACAAGCACCGCACCTTCGAGGACTTCGACGCCGCCGCCGGCCACCTGCTCGCCGGGGGCTGGGCCGCGCCGGGCCGGCTCGGGGTGCTCGGCAGCTCCAACGGCGGCCTGCTGGCGGGCGCCGCGCTGACGCGCGGGCCGGAGCTGTACGGGGCGGTCGTGTGCGCGGCGCCGCTGCTGGACATGGTGCGCTACGAGCTGTCGGGGATGGGTGCGAGCTGGCGCGAGGAGTACGGGAGCGCCGGGGACCCCGCCGACTTCGCGCGGCTGCTGGCGTACTCCCCGTACCACCGGGTGCGCGAGGGCGTCCGCTACCCGGCCGTGCTGCTGGCCGTGTTCGACGGCGACAGCCGCGTCGACCCGGCGCACGCGCGGAAGATGTGCGCCGCGCTCCAGTGGGCCGGTTCGGGGGACGGCCCGGTGGTGCTGCGCACCGAGCGCGGTGTGGGGCACGGCACGCGCGGCGTCTCGCGCAGCGCCGGCCTGTACGCGGACGTCATGGCCTTCCTCGCCCACCATCTGGGCCTCGACCTGACGAAGGACACCTCCGGATGA
- a CDS encoding glycosyltransferase codes for MNVLLCPLSDPGYLYPVLAAGRELRRRGHTVQVLGGPDAAPAVTAAGLDPAAVAGRAALSVTHWTVRGPEQYAAVAGAVRALRPDVLVTSVLNHGALVAAEAAGLPVVVLGLAAHLWPYRTGPDDGCGRAWRLARTLKHYTALREGAGLAPRRDRFPDTPLLGTAFLLRGHPVMEVPGAELPPAVRHVGPCWWEPAPPVPEPLPAAGPVAYVHLGRTFGGSSLWPRLNAAFASGTYRAVVELGRSGAPEAAPGARLAIGRRAWMGPLVERADLVLTNATSAPVLAALLHGKPLLVAPNGSEQQVLAAACLRAGVARGLPEAGADAAALRGAVEDTGRDPVLCARVREIGGLLAGGRSEARAADAVESAAR; via the coding sequence ATGAACGTACTGCTGTGCCCGCTGAGCGATCCCGGCTACCTCTACCCGGTCCTCGCGGCCGGCCGCGAGCTGCGCCGCCGCGGCCACACCGTCCAGGTCCTCGGCGGACCGGACGCCGCGCCCGCCGTCACCGCCGCGGGACTTGATCCTGCGGCCGTCGCCGGACGCGCCGCGCTGTCGGTGACCCACTGGACGGTCCGGGGCCCCGAGCAGTACGCCGCCGTGGCCGGGGCGGTCCGCGCGCTGCGCCCCGATGTGCTGGTCACCTCGGTGCTCAACCACGGCGCGCTGGTGGCCGCCGAGGCGGCCGGGCTGCCGGTGGTGGTCCTGGGGCTCGCGGCGCATCTGTGGCCCTACCGCACCGGCCCGGACGACGGCTGCGGCCGTGCCTGGCGGCTGGCCCGGACGCTGAAGCACTACACGGCGCTCCGGGAGGGCGCCGGGCTCGCCCCGCGCCGCGACCGCTTCCCGGACACCCCACTCCTGGGCACCGCCTTCCTGCTGCGCGGCCACCCCGTCATGGAGGTCCCCGGCGCCGAACTGCCCCCGGCCGTACGCCATGTCGGTCCCTGCTGGTGGGAGCCGGCACCCCCGGTGCCGGAGCCGTTGCCGGCCGCCGGGCCTGTCGCGTACGTGCATCTGGGCCGCACCTTCGGCGGCAGCAGTCTCTGGCCGCGCCTGAACGCCGCGTTCGCCTCCGGAACGTACCGGGCCGTCGTCGAGCTGGGCCGGTCCGGTGCCCCCGAGGCCGCCCCGGGCGCCCGGCTGGCCATCGGGCGCCGCGCCTGGATGGGGCCGCTCGTGGAGCGGGCGGACCTCGTCCTGACCAATGCCACGTCCGCCCCCGTGCTCGCGGCGCTCCTGCACGGCAAGCCGCTGCTCGTCGCCCCCAACGGCTCGGAGCAGCAGGTCCTCGCCGCCGCCTGTCTGCGCGCCGGGGTCGCCCGCGGGCTGCCGGAGGCCGGGGCGGACGCGGCCGCGCTGCGCGGCGCCGTCGAGGACACGGGCCGCGATCCGGTGCTGTGCGCGCGGGTGCGGGAGATCGGCGGTCTGCTGGCCGGCGGCAGGAGCGAGGCGCGTGCCGCCGACGCCGTGGAGTCGGCGGCACGCTGA